From bacterium:
ATCCCAGCTTGCCATTCGCGCAGCAGGAACCGTCCCTTTCATTTCCCACAATTCGGCGAAATCCGCATCCCAGGGTGGGCGCGAACGCTGCGTGCCGTAGAATTTTTTCCCGTCTGCCGGAAATTCTTCGATCGAGATTTGTTCCAATCCGTATCTGCGCAGCTCACCAGCAATGAATTCCACAGTACTCTTGTAACCGCGGGATCCACGCATCCGGTGTTGACGGCTGAGAAATTCCAGATTCCGTTTTGCCGCTTCCCCGGAAATTTCTTCGCTGAAAGCCTTCATCACGGGTTCTTCGATGAGTCCGTTTGCAAAGGCCAGTGAAGTGATGAATAGAATGAAGAACAGAAAAATTAACCGTTGCATAACGCCTAATGTTATCAAGAATTGGGATGCGCGGAACTTAACGCAAAGACGCGAAGACGCTAAGTATCTACGATGCTGATTTCAGAAGTAAGCGTTCGGTGAACAGGACATCGCCTCGCGATTTCGCGCAGCCGCAGCTTTTGATCCTGTGAAAGATTTCCTTCCAGAGTGATTTCACGCCAGATCCGGTCAATCTTTCCCTCTTTTGTTTCGCAGTTTGCGCAATCCTCCGCATGAATTTTCTCATGTCTCAGGGTAACCTGGACACTTTGCAAGTCCCATCCTTTGTTGATCGCATAGAGCTTCAAAGTCATCGATGTGCAGGCGCCAAGAGCGGCAAGCAAAAGCGAATAAGGATCGAATCCTTCATCTGTTCCGCCGAAATCCACCGGTTCATCAGCAATGATGCGATTCTTTCCGGAAACGATCTCCTGCTTCAAATGTTCTTTAGAGTGAACCGTTACGACTGCCATCATTTACCTCCGGGGCACTTCACGCGAGTCATCGGAAATTCTATTTTGCGGGATTTTCCGTTGCGTGTTCCTTCAATCCATACTTTCAATGAATCCGCCGAATCAAATTTGTAAACGACCTTCTGCGGAAAATCGTGCGACGGATTCTCAAAGACCCCTATATTGTCATTGAAGCTGGTCAACTTGAATTCGGTTCTGTCCTGTTTGGACGGACTCGCTATGTAGAAAGTGCCATCCTCTCGGGATTGAAGCTGGATGAATTCGAAA
This genomic window contains:
- a CDS encoding DUF6265 family protein, coding for MAFLVLFLFVTTASASNLTSFEKLSGCWENRDSAEIYEEVWMRPAGDMMLGMSRTLKNGKAVTFEFIQLQSREDGTFYIASPSKQDRTEFKLTSFNDNIGVFENPSHDFPQKVVYKFDSADSLKVWIEGTRNGKSRKIEFPMTRVKCPGGK
- a CDS encoding OsmC family protein codes for the protein MAVVTVHSKEHLKQEIVSGKNRIIADEPVDFGGTDEGFDPYSLLLAALGACTSMTLKLYAINKGWDLQSVQVTLRHEKIHAEDCANCETKEGKIDRIWREITLEGNLSQDQKLRLREIARRCPVHRTLTSEISIVDT